DNA from Coprobacter tertius:
CCGGCTCCTACTACTGCGGGAGGCAATGAATTAGAAAACAGATAGGGACGAGAGCGCTGACGCAACATATCGATGATTTCTTTACGTCCGGTCGTAAAACCACCGACAGCACCACCGAATGCTTTGCCTAATGTACCGGTATATATATCGATACGGCCATAAACATCGAACTGTTCGCTTACACCATGACCGGTTTTACCGACAACACCAGCCGAATGGCATTCATCTACCATAACCAATGCATCGTATTTTTCAGCCAAGTCACAAATTTTATCCATGGGAGCTACATTTCCATCCATAGAGAAAACTCCGTCGGTAACAATGATGCGGAAACGTTGAGCCTGAGCTTCTTTCAAACAACGCTCGAGATCATTCATATCGGCATTTGCATAACGATATCGTTTTGCTTTGCAAAGACGCACACCATCGATAATAGAAGCGTGATTCAACGAATCGGAGATAATAGCGTCTTCTTCGGTGAAGAGAGGCTCGAATACGCCCCCGTTAGCATCAAAACAAGCCGCATATAAAATCGTATCTTCCGTTTTAAAATAACGGGAAACCGCAGCTTCGAGTTCTTTGTGGATATCTTGTGTACCACAGATAAAGCGAACCGAAGACATACCGTATCCTCTCTTATCCATCATTTCCTTCGCCGCTTTTATAAGACGGGGATTATCGGACAAACCCAGATAATTGTTCGCGCAAAAATTCAACACTGTTCCTTTACGCTCAGCTACCTGTATGGCAGAACTTTGGGGGGTAATTATCGTACGCTCATTCTTGTAAAGACCGTTTTCCTTAATCGACCCGAGTTCAGCCGAAAGGTGTTCTTTCATTTTTCCAAACATAAGATACTGGTATTAAAGATTCTTTAATTTTAAATGTTTTATCATATCTACCGTCATAGAAGACAGGTCGTACTCGGGCTTCCATCCCCATTCTTCACGGGCACAGGTATCATCGAGTGAGTTAGGCCACGAATCGGCAATACTCTGACGCAAAGCATCTATTCGGTATTCCATTTCAAATGTAGGAAAATGTTTTTTAATTTCAGCATAAATCATCTCCGGATCAAAACTCATCGAAGCGATATTGAACGAATTCCGGTGTATCAGCTTAGCAGGATCGGCTTCCATCAGCATAACGATCGCATGCAAAGCATCGGGCATATACATCATATCCATAAACGTGCCGGCCTTAACAGGAGTATAAAATTTCTCTCCTTTCACAGCCGAATAATAAATATCGACAGCATAATCGGTCGTTCCACCTCCCGGAGGTGTCACATAGGAAATAAGTCCTGGGAAACGTACCGAACGCGTATCTACACCAAAACGATGGAAATAATAATCGCTCAACAGTTCACAGGTTACTTTACTCACCCCATAAATCGTTTGTGGACGCTGTATCGTATCCTGCGGAGTTTTATCTTTGGGTGAAGACGGTCCGAAAGCTCCGATAGAACTGGGTGTAAATACCGCACAATTCTTTTCACGGGCAATTTCGAGTAAGTTCAACACTCCGTTTATCTGTATGTTCCATGCCAATACGGGACGTTGTTCGGCTTGAGCCGACAAAATCGCCGCCAGGTTAAAAATACTATCGATGTGGTATTTATCGACAATTGCCGCAATTTGTTTAGTATTCAAAACATCGGCTTCTTCCAGAGGCCCACCATCACGTAAACATTCTGGGATGGAAATTCCGGCAATGTGTCCGGCTACCACATTGTCACCACCATAGAGAGAGCGCAGTTTTACGGTCAACTCAGATCCGATCTGGCCTGTGGCTCCAATTACAAGTATCTTCTTCATTTTACCAAGTTTAAGGATATTATTATCCTGTTTCTTTTATTATTATTTGTTTTTTGTGTAAAGCAATGTTTCACCGGAGTTACTCAACGATGGGGGGACACAACCATCCGATACACCACGTTTGAGATTTGGAGTAGAACTCATTACAAAACGTATCTTCGCACCGTCTTTTATATCGTCGTAAGTAAAATACGATCTATCGAGTTCCTTTCCATTCAGGAATACTTTATCTACATATACATTCTTTTCCGACCAATTTTCGGTAGTCACTTCTACTACCTTTCCATTGCTCATTCTCATCGTAACAGCCTCGAGTGCCGGAGAACCGATATTATAGACATTGCTGGATGGCGCTACCGGATAGAATCCCATACAGTTAAAGATATACCAAGCCGACATTTGCCCGCAATCGTCATTACCACTCAAAGATCCGGGTTCATTACCATAGAAATTATCAACAATCGTACGTACCCATTTCTGGCATTTCCACGGTTGTTTCAAGTAATTATACAAATACGTAATCTGATGACAGGGTTCGTTGCCATGCCAATAAGCACCTATACGCCCCTGTATATCATGTGCACCGGGAATATCGTCGGGCAACTCCATTATAAACATAGAATCGAGTCGGGCGGCAAAATGTTCTTCTCCCATCGCATTGATATATCCCTGTACATCATGAGGTACATACCAAGTATACTGCATTGTAAATCCTTCGGTAATATCTCCCCAACCGTTTACAGAACCAGGGCCCTGATAAGCTATCGGAGCAAATGGTGTACGCCATTCACCTTTACTATCTCGGCCTCTCATATATTTAGAAACCGGGTCGATCAGATTCTGATAGGAAAGAGAACGATTCAAGAAATATTCATAATCTTCCTTCTTACCCAATTTTTTAGCAGCTTGTGCGATACAATAGTCGTCATAAGCATATTCGAGTGTTTTCGAAACAGATTCTTTTTCTTTATCGAAAGGAACCCATCCCAAAGAATCATACTCGGGAAGACAATCGTAATTAGGATTCATGGCTGTACGTTTCATCGCTTCGTATGCCCTTTCATAATCAAATCCTTTTACGTCTTTCATAATCATATCAGCCAATACCGATACCGAATGATAACCGATCATACACCAAGTTTCGTTTCCGTAGAACGACCAAATCGGCAACATATGTTCAACGCTTTTATCGTAATGCGCGAGCATAGAATTGGCAATATCGGCGTTTACCCCCTGCTGTACCAGATTAAATAACGGATGTAAAGCACGATAAGTATCCCATAAAGAGAATACCGTCATATTGGTAAAGCCTTCGGCCGTATCGATATTCTTATCGAGTGCACGATACCGATTATCAGAATCCTGGAATATAAAGGGATGCTGGAATGCATGATAAACCGAAGTATAAAATGTTTCTTTCTGTTTTTTATTTCCTTTTATCGAGAATTTATTCAATTCTTTATTCCAAAGTTTTTCCCCTTTTGCCTTCAGCGATTCGAAATTCTCACCGTCGAGCTCTTTCATATTTGCCAAAGCAGAAGCTGTACTTACTCCCGAAATCGCAGTTTTCACATACACCGGTTCTTTATCGTCGGTCTTAAACCGCATCCAGAATTTTACATTCTTACCCCAAGTTTCTTTCGAACTGCGGAAACGATTGGTATTATAAATCACCGGAGAATTATTCAACATTATACCGGCCTGATCCAAAGGTTTAGAGAATACTGCTGCAAAATAAATGTGGCGTTCCGGCCCCCATCCTTTTACCAATTTATAACCGGTAATCGTTGAGTCGTTTTCGATACGCACATTCGCCCATTCACAAGATTGCCACAGTGTATGGTTAAGATCGATCATAATAAAAGAACTATCGCTCTGCGGATACGTAAAACGGAATATACCGCTACGTAACCCCGAAGTCATTTCGGCTTTTACACCATAATCGAGTAAATCTACCCCATAATAATTGGGGGAAGCCCATTCCTTGTCATGTGAATAACGGGAACGATATCCCGAATCGGGATTTTCATGTGTACCCGGAGTAAACTTAATCTCCCCTGTTCCCGGAACAAAAAGGAAGTCCCCCAAATCGGGGATTCCCGTTCCGCTCAAATGAGAAAGACTAAAACCGAGTAAAGTCATGTGATTATACTTATAACCCGAAGCGGCATCGTAATAATCGAAATCGGTATCGGGGCTCATTTGTATTCCTCCAAAGGGAATCTGTGAACCAGGATAAACATTCCCGAAACCAGAAGTACCGATCATGGGATTTACATATTGTATCAAGTCTTCTTCAGCCGCAGCCGTTTCGGTTCCCCGAGTTCCGGTACAGGCACTCAACAAAAGCACCTGAGCACCGATAATTATATGTCTAAATTTAAATAGCACCATAATTTCATAAATGAGTGTTATCAATCAGATTAAATATCGCCCATCGCTTTCTGGTATTCGTTCCAGAGATTTTCTACAGTATATTTCTCGTTATCTCCGAAAATATGCTTAAAAGCTCCCTCGAACGACCAAGGTATCACCTCAAGAGCCGAGCGATTAAATTTACGCAAAAAATTCTTATCTTTATTCTCTGCAATCCAATTCAAGAAAAAACCTGTCGTACGGTATCCGCTGGTCCAGGTTCCGCCTTTAGGACGATCTTTCGCAGTAAAACATCCATTGGCTACACGTACGGCATCAGCCATACCCTCAATGAATGCCCAGTATATTCCATGATCACCATAGGTACCACATCCCTTTGGTTCGAGTTGATACGCATGCGTCAATTCATGATAAAGTACACCACGGGTTTCATAGTCTAACTTAGCCGTATCGTTATTAGCGAAGCTTTTTTCGATCCAGCGTGTACTGTAAACAATTCCGATCGTCTTGCCCGATCCGCTTTTTGCAGAAATACCGTCATAATCTTTCAAAGTATATATGATCGTTTCGAGCTTGGGAATACTATCTTTGGGCGAGAAATAAAGTGTCTGCAATACCCGTTTGGCATTCTCGGTTATATAAGACGAAGGATCGGGGATAATGTGTTTATATATTTCAGAACCGGCCGTATTAGGCGAC
Protein-coding regions in this window:
- the kbl gene encoding glycine C-acetyltransferase; translation: MFGKMKEHLSAELGSIKENGLYKNERTIITPQSSAIQVAERKGTVLNFCANNYLGLSDNPRLIKAAKEMMDKRGYGMSSVRFICGTQDIHKELEAAVSRYFKTEDTILYAACFDANGGVFEPLFTEEDAIISDSLNHASIIDGVRLCKAKRYRYANADMNDLERCLKEAQAQRFRIIVTDGVFSMDGNVAPMDKICDLAEKYDALVMVDECHSAGVVGKTGHGVSEQFDVYGRIDIYTGTLGKAFGGAVGGFTTGRKEIIDMLRQRSRPYLFSNSLPPAVVGAGIEMFKMLDESDELHTILVNNVTYFREKMMAAGFDIKPTQSAICAIMLYDAKLSQTFAAEMLEEGIYVTGFYYPVVPQGQARIRVQLSAAHKKEELDTCIDAFIRVGKHLGVIK
- a CDS encoding NAD-dependent epimerase/dehydratase family protein, producing MKKILVIGATGQIGSELTVKLRSLYGGDNVVAGHIAGISIPECLRDGGPLEEADVLNTKQIAAIVDKYHIDSIFNLAAILSAQAEQRPVLAWNIQINGVLNLLEIAREKNCAVFTPSSIGAFGPSSPKDKTPQDTIQRPQTIYGVSKVTCELLSDYYFHRFGVDTRSVRFPGLISYVTPPGGGTTDYAVDIYYSAVKGEKFYTPVKAGTFMDMMYMPDALHAIVMLMEADPAKLIHRNSFNIASMSFDPEMIYAEIKKHFPTFEMEYRIDALRQSIADSWPNSLDDTCAREEWGWKPEYDLSSMTVDMIKHLKLKNL
- a CDS encoding GH92 family glycosyl hydrolase, which translates into the protein MVLFKFRHIIIGAQVLLLSACTGTRGTETAAAEEDLIQYVNPMIGTSGFGNVYPGSQIPFGGIQMSPDTDFDYYDAASGYKYNHMTLLGFSLSHLSGTGIPDLGDFLFVPGTGEIKFTPGTHENPDSGYRSRYSHDKEWASPNYYGVDLLDYGVKAEMTSGLRSGIFRFTYPQSDSSFIMIDLNHTLWQSCEWANVRIENDSTITGYKLVKGWGPERHIYFAAVFSKPLDQAGIMLNNSPVIYNTNRFRSSKETWGKNVKFWMRFKTDDKEPVYVKTAISGVSTASALANMKELDGENFESLKAKGEKLWNKELNKFSIKGNKKQKETFYTSVYHAFQHPFIFQDSDNRYRALDKNIDTAEGFTNMTVFSLWDTYRALHPLFNLVQQGVNADIANSMLAHYDKSVEHMLPIWSFYGNETWCMIGYHSVSVLADMIMKDVKGFDYERAYEAMKRTAMNPNYDCLPEYDSLGWVPFDKEKESVSKTLEYAYDDYCIAQAAKKLGKKEDYEYFLNRSLSYQNLIDPVSKYMRGRDSKGEWRTPFAPIAYQGPGSVNGWGDITEGFTMQYTWYVPHDVQGYINAMGEEHFAARLDSMFIMELPDDIPGAHDIQGRIGAYWHGNEPCHQITYLYNYLKQPWKCQKWVRTIVDNFYGNEPGSLSGNDDCGQMSAWYIFNCMGFYPVAPSSNVYNIGSPALEAVTMRMSNGKVVEVTTENWSEKNVYVDKVFLNGKELDRSYFTYDDIKDGAKIRFVMSSTPNLKRGVSDGCVPPSLSNSGETLLYTKNK
- a CDS encoding basic secretory protein-like protein, producing MKKIVSMMLCLMLMTPAMAKNKEKKDIHKPAPIEKQWRKYFVGNVDFRDVSPNTAGSEIYKHIIPDPSSYITENAKRVLQTLYFSPKDSIPKLETIIYTLKDYDGISAKSGSGKTIGIVYSTRWIEKSFANNDTAKLDYETRGVLYHELTHAYQLEPKGCGTYGDHGIYWAFIEGMADAVRVANGCFTAKDRPKGGTWTSGYRTTGFFLNWIAENKDKNFLRKFNRSALEVIPWSFEGAFKHIFGDNEKYTVENLWNEYQKAMGDI